The following DNA comes from Terriglobales bacterium.
GGACGAGGCCGCGCGCCTGGCCGCGGGCATCGGCTATCCTGTGGTACTCAAGGTCTTCTCCCACACCATCACCCACAAGACGGACGTGGGCGGGGTGAAGCTCAACCTCGCCGACGAGCTGGCCGTGCGCACGGCCTTCCGCGGTATCCAGGCCTCGGTCGCGGAGAAGGCCGGAACGAGCGAGTTCCAGGGCGTGACCGTGCAGCCCATGGTTCCGCTCGACGGCTATGAACTCATCCTGGGTTGCAGCCTGGACCCGCAGTTCGGCCCGGTGCTGCTCTTCGGCACTGGGGGGCAACTGGTGGAGGTCTTCCGCGACCGCGCCCTCGCCCTGCCTCCCCTCAACACCACCCTGGCCACGCGCATGATGGAACAGACCCGAATCTGGAAGGCTCTGCAAGGCGTGCGCGGCCGCAAGCCCGTGGACACGGCGGCGCTGGCCGCCCTGCTGGTGCGTTTCAGCCAACTCGTGGTCGAGCAACCGTGGGTCAAGGAGATCGACATCAATCCCCTGCTAGCCTCGCCCGGGCGCTTGCTGGCGCTCGACGCCCGCATCATCGTCCACGGCCCCGAGGTGCGGCGCGAGGACCTCCCCCGCGCCGCCGTCCGCCCCTATCCCTCGCAATACGCCTCACCCTGGAGCATGAAGGACGGCACCAGCGTGCTGATCCGCCCCATCCGCCCCGAGGACGAGCCCCTCATGGTGAAGTTCCACGAGAAGCTCTCCGAGCGCAGCGTCTACCTGCGCTACTTCCACCCGCTCAAGCTCAGCCAGCGCGTCGCCCACGAGCGCCTGGTGCGCATCTGCTTCATCGACTATGACCGCGAGATGGCCCTGGTGGTGGTACGCAAAGACGCCGCCGGCGCCCAGGAGATCGTCGCCGTGGGCCGCGTCTCCCGGCTGCACGCCTCCACCGAGGCCGAGGTCGCCGTCCTGGTCAGCGACCAGTACCAGCGGCGCGGACTGGGTACCGAGCTGCTCCGCCGCCTGCTCGAGATCGCCCGCAACGAGGGCATCCGGCGCATCTCCGCCAACATGCTGGCCGAGAACCTGGAGATGCAGGCGGTCAGCACGCGCCTCGGCTTCCGCATGGTGCCCCAGCCCGAGGACGACATGGTGCAGGCCGTCTACGACGTGCCTTAGCTGACGCCATGCCCCACGTCCTCATCGCCACCTCCAATCCCGGCAAGCTGCGCGACTTCGCCGGCGCCGCCGCTCCTCACGGGCTGGAGGTCCGCGGCCTGCCCGAATCGGTCCGGGCCCAAGTTGTCGCGGAGGACGGTGCTACCTTCGAGGCCAACGCCCGCAGGAAGGCCGAGCACTACAGCCGCCTCGTCCCCGGCGAAATGGTCCTGGCCGACGACTCCGGCCTGGAGGTAGATGCCCTGGGGGGCGCTCCCGGCGTCGACTCGGCGCTCTATGCCTCCCTGGAGCGCGGGAGCCGCGCCAACTCTTCCGACGCCGCCAACAACGCCCGCCTGCTGCGCGAACTGCAGGCCATCGCCGGCGACCGCCGCACCGCCCGCTTCGTCTGCGTGCTCGCCGCCGCCCGCGATGGTCGCACCCTGGCCACCTTCCGTGGCCAGGCCGAAGGCCGCATCCTCACTGCGCCCCGCGGTTCCGGCGGCTTCGGCTACGATCCCCTGTTCCTCGTCCCTGGGCTTGGCAAGACCTTTGCCGAGCTTCCCCCGGAGGAGAAGGCACACCACTCCCATCGTGGCGCCGCTTTCCGGAAGTTTCTGGAGTGGTACGGAGGTCCTTCGCTTCGCTCAGGATGACGGCGGGCTCCCGCGGACCTGCCTTGAGCGAGCGCCCGTGAGCCGAAGGGCCCAATGCCCGCCAAGCGCCCCTATTTGAAGCACTTGGCCAGCGCGCTCGCGATGGCGGTCAGCTTCTGCATGTCCATGGGAGTGAAGTCAGGCCCGGCGGCCGGCGCCGACTCCCCCTTGCGCGAGACCTGGATCACCCCCAGGACCCCGGCCGCCCCCGTCACCGGCACCGACATCAGCTTCTGGATGACGTGCATGTGCTTTTCCATCTTCTGCCCCGGCGCGGGCTTGGGCTTGTCGCCCAGCTCCACCGCCTCGAAGACGCTGGCGTGCTTGGCCTGCGCGAAGTTATTGACCACCTCGGGCCGCTTGGTGGTGGCGGTCCGCGCCGCCACCGAGTTGCTGGTGTTCAGGGGGATGCTGCCCACCTGCGCCAGCCGCGCCGGATAGACGAAGCCCAGGTTCTGGCCCGATACCCTCAGGATGGCGACCTCTTCGGGATGCACCGAGAATACCTTGGCCAGCTCGTGGCCGATCCGCTCTCCGTTCTTGGGGCTCAGCCCCTCGGCCTCGCATTCATTGGCGATGCTGGCAAACGCCATTACCGGTGTGGCCATATCCTCGCTCCTCGCTGGGCAGACTGCCGGGTGAATGAGTGCGTGTCATTATATCCGCCGCCCGGCCGCGCACAAGCCCGCCTCGGGCCGCTCCCCCTACCAGGCCTGTCCCATCCAGCGCACTTCGCAGCGCGGATGCAGGGGGGCGATAGCGATCTTGTTCTTCGCCGCCCACTGCTGGAACTCCTCGATCTTGCCCGGGTTCTTGGCTTCGAATTGCTTGCGCTCGCCGGCGAAGCGCTCGCCGCCGCTCAGCAGGATGTAGGGCGCCAGGTAGCCCGCCTTCTTGACGGACACCAGGAAGCCGAAGGTGGGATCGAGCTTCTTGCCACCCTCGCTGAGCTCGTCGACGATCGCGATGAAGCCGCCCAGGACGTAGACCTCCTCGTCGAGGTTGTCCACGTAGGTCTCCGCTCCGGGAAAACGCTTGTGATACTCGTCCGCGCTCATGGCGGCCGCGCGGCTCATGCAGTAAGCCAGGTGGACGGCTCCTTCATTCTCCCCCAGGTTTTTGTCCACCGCGATGTGCACGTCGATCAGTTCTTTGGCCTGCTCGTAGCGGTCGCCCTTGGTCTCGAGCTTGGTGGCCTGTGTCAGTTGTTCGTCGGCCAGGTAGAGCTTCTGCTGCAGATAGTAGATCCGCCCCAGAAGGAAGTACGGGGAAGCGTACTTGGGGTCCACGCTCTCCGCTGCTTTCAGCTCGGCGATGGCGTCGTCGAGGCGCTCCATGCGGATCTCGGTGAGGGCGAGGTTGTAGTGCGGCTGGCCCACCGCCGGCGCCACCGCAATGGCCTGCCGGAAGTAGCCCACCGCCTCCTCCCGGCGGCCGGCGTCGTCGAGGACGTTTCCCAGGCCGGTGAGGCACAGCCAGCAGTCGGGCTGGCGCGCGATGG
Coding sequences within:
- the rdgB gene encoding RdgB/HAM1 family non-canonical purine NTP pyrophosphatase, which translates into the protein MPHVLIATSNPGKLRDFAGAAAPHGLEVRGLPESVRAQVVAEDGATFEANARRKAEHYSRLVPGEMVLADDSGLEVDALGGAPGVDSALYASLERGSRANSSDAANNARLLRELQAIAGDRRTARFVCVLAAARDGRTLATFRGQAEGRILTAPRGSGGFGYDPLFLVPGLGKTFAELPPEEKAHHSHRGAAFRKFLEWYGGPSLRSG
- a CDS encoding GAF domain-containing protein gives rise to the protein MATPVMAFASIANECEAEGLSPKNGERIGHELAKVFSVHPEEVAILRVSGQNLGFVYPARLAQVGSIPLNTSNSVAARTATTKRPEVVNNFAQAKHASVFEAVELGDKPKPAPGQKMEKHMHVIQKLMSVPVTGAAGVLGVIQVSRKGESAPAAGPDFTPMDMQKLTAIASALAKCFK
- a CDS encoding tetratricopeptide repeat protein — translated: MRKRVAGLSFLLLLANVAAGWQAPAASKVPPEAQQHVESGNGLYDQGKYEEAKAEYEQAIVLAPDWYDGYYELGLAYWAMKQLPEAEKQMRLAIARQPDCWLCLTGLGNVLDDAGRREEAVGYFRQAIAVAPAVGQPHYNLALTEIRMERLDDAIAELKAAESVDPKYASPYFLLGRIYYLQQKLYLADEQLTQATKLETKGDRYEQAKELIDVHIAVDKNLGENEGAVHLAYCMSRAAAMSADEYHKRFPGAETYVDNLDEEVYVLGGFIAIVDELSEGGKKLDPTFGFLVSVKKAGYLAPYILLSGGERFAGERKQFEAKNPGKIEEFQQWAAKNKIAIAPLHPRCEVRWMGQAW